In Leptolyngbya sp. SIO1E4, one DNA window encodes the following:
- the hydA gene encoding dihydropyrimidinase, whose translation MTQVLIKGGRIITAVDDYLGDILIRAGRIEAIGRDLVVEDAEHHDATGLLVFPGGIDAHVHMETPMGNDIYTCDTFETGTVSAAFGGTTTIIDFAQQFHNDSPKAALDRRLAAAEPQCCVDYAFHVILTDVNPSSLSELPDLINQDGVSSFKMYMAYPGVLMVDDAAIFRTMRKVGGHGGMVILHAENGAVIQALIEEALEQGNTSPQYHQLTRPSLMEGEAAHRVIRIAELAEIPVYIVHLSSEEALQAVVEARDRGIHAFAETCPHYLFLDKSEYDRPGFEAAKYVMTPPLRTHQCQHALWRGLKFDDLQLVATDHCPFCFKENPLGILRSKQFGRDDFSKIPNGAPGVELRLSLLFDGGVRAGHINLNRFVQLTSTAPAKMFGLFPRKGAIAIGSDADLVLFDPHETHTLSASNHHSRVDYSLFEGREVTGKVKKVFLRGQCIVDGDQWLGKPGMGQYQHRAASGRVL comes from the coding sequence ATGACCCAGGTACTGATTAAGGGTGGGCGCATTATCACCGCTGTAGACGATTACCTCGGCGACATCTTGATTCGGGCCGGACGCATTGAGGCCATTGGTCGCGACTTAGTCGTTGAAGACGCCGAGCATCATGATGCCACAGGGCTGCTGGTTTTTCCTGGAGGTATCGATGCCCACGTCCATATGGAAACGCCGATGGGCAACGATATTTACACCTGCGACACCTTTGAAACCGGGACAGTCTCAGCAGCCTTTGGGGGCACCACCACAATCATCGACTTTGCCCAACAGTTTCACAACGACAGCCCCAAAGCTGCCCTCGATCGCCGCCTCGCCGCTGCCGAACCCCAGTGCTGTGTCGACTATGCTTTCCACGTCATTCTGACCGACGTTAACCCCAGCTCGCTATCAGAACTGCCCGATCTGATCAACCAGGACGGTGTGTCTAGCTTCAAGATGTACATGGCCTATCCTGGCGTGCTGATGGTAGATGATGCCGCCATTTTTAGAACCATGCGCAAGGTTGGTGGCCATGGGGGCATGGTCATCCTGCATGCAGAAAATGGCGCCGTCATTCAAGCGCTGATCGAAGAAGCCCTGGAGCAGGGCAACACTTCGCCCCAGTATCACCAGCTCACCCGCCCCAGCCTGATGGAAGGGGAAGCCGCGCACCGGGTAATTCGCATTGCTGAACTGGCCGAGATTCCGGTTTACATCGTCCACCTGTCGTCAGAGGAGGCTCTGCAGGCAGTGGTTGAGGCCCGCGATCGCGGCATCCATGCCTTTGCTGAAACCTGCCCCCACTACCTATTTCTCGACAAGTCAGAATACGATCGCCCCGGCTTTGAGGCAGCCAAATATGTGATGACGCCGCCCCTGCGCACCCACCAGTGCCAACATGCCCTGTGGCGAGGGCTCAAGTTCGATGATCTGCAGCTGGTTGCCACCGATCACTGCCCCTTCTGCTTCAAAGAAAATCCCTTAGGCATTCTGCGATCGAAGCAGTTTGGCCGCGACGACTTTTCTAAAATCCCCAATGGGGCACCAGGGGTAGAACTGCGGCTATCGCTACTGTTTGACGGCGGCGTACGGGCCGGGCACATCAACCTGAATCGCTTTGTCCAGCTGACGTCCACAGCACCCGCCAAGATGTTTGGCCTGTTTCCCCGGAAAGGGGCGATCGCGATCGGCAGCGATGCCGACCTGGTGCTTTTCGACCCCCATGAAACCCATACCCTCAGCGCCAGCAACCACCACTCTCGGGTGGACTACTCCCTGTTCGAAGGGCGAGAAGTCACCGGCAAGGTGAAGAAGGTCTTTCTGCGGGGGCAGTGTATCGTGGATGGCGATCAGTGGTTGGGCAAACCTGGGATGGGGCAGTATCAGCATCGGGCCGCGTCCGGTCGAGTGCTGTAA
- a CDS encoding pentapeptide repeat-containing protein, protein MAERGQYHGQRLTAQTVLRRYAAGERDFRGAILRGCNFRGAELSGADFSGADIRSARFVAATLRGAKLCHAQAGLQRRWVIGQLAGVIVIAALAGLLQGFAGAWVGFFFTTDNPGDLVIAIASVIVMIIVFGTLARQGFTLKALGSIAVAFAGAGAGAVAVVGAGAGAGAVAGAGAGAGAGAVAVAFAGAFAGAFAVAVAVAVAVAFAFAGAFAGAGAFAFAGAFAGASLLLSIYINRCIHRLDPKFENLRIIGLAFAALGGTTFSGADLTGATFAHAHLKSTNFADSRQRPTTLTHVRWRQAQNLDRARLGTSPLQDPRVRALLTTLNGTDQDLANADLRGVNLAGAQLHRANLKGANINGATLHGAELHGANLTQAQCIATNFTAAHLTAACLEAWNIDSTTILQDLDCQYVYLLEHPDARGNRERRPHHPDKDFQPGDFEKLFKALNDQVQILIRYGIQPEAFAVAFHQLMETYADITPDSIRGIEKRGDDVLLTVQTSENLDKGAVEQTFEAEYQARLGLLSDQAAKSLSLVNVEQGAIIRRVEAHYEVQLQMKEEEISILKEAIERVRTEREADRQTLIQQYEAELTALKTEYQDSMDALAQDYDHKAQQLEEKYQAQLEQQNVHATKMHELLKISLEQKIIVKTEAHAMNHSNNPNITTSDGSVYAGRDISLSGSTLNLGEISGQVSNQINQLSEAAPSSDQPSLKNILTQLQAAIEQDAELSADEKAEALGEIGKLAKAGSDPQAAKMKGLAKRATATLKSIAETLTDASKLATACKTLLPTLVALF, encoded by the coding sequence ATGGCGGAACGGGGGCAGTACCATGGGCAGCGCCTGACGGCACAGACGGTGTTGCGGCGCTACGCAGCGGGAGAGCGAGACTTTCGCGGGGCAATTCTGCGAGGCTGCAATTTTCGCGGCGCGGAGCTGTCGGGGGCAGATTTTAGCGGGGCGGATATTCGCAGTGCCCGGTTTGTGGCGGCGACCCTGCGGGGGGCAAAGCTTTGTCATGCCCAAGCAGGGCTGCAGCGACGGTGGGTGATCGGTCAACTGGCAGGGGTCATCGTGATTGCCGCACTGGCAGGGTTGTTGCAAGGGTTTGCCGGTGCCTGGGTTGGGTTCTTTTTTACAACAGATAATCCCGGAGATCTCGTTATCGCGATCGCGAGCGTCATCGTGATGATCATTGTTTTTGGTACGCTCGCCCGCCAGGGGTTCACGCTAAAAGCCCTGGGGAGCATCGCTGTCGCTTTCGCTGGCGCTGGCGCTGGCGCTGTCGCTGTCGTTGGCGCTGGCGCTGGCGCTGGCGCTGTCGCTGGCGCTGGCGCTGGCGCTGGCGCTGGCGCTGTCGCTGTCGCTTTCGCTGGCGCTTTCGCTGGCGCTTTCGCTGTTGCTGTCGCTGTTGCTGTCGCTGTCGCTTTCGCTTTCGCTGGCGCTTTCGCTGGCGCTGGCGCTTTCGCTTTCGCTGGCGCTTTCGCTGGTGCCAGCCTATTACTTTCAATCTATATCAATCGCTGCATCCATAGGCTAGACCCGAAATTCGAAAATCTTCGCATCATCGGCCTCGCCTTTGCGGCCCTGGGCGGCACCACCTTCAGCGGCGCTGACCTGACGGGTGCCACCTTTGCCCATGCCCATCTCAAAAGTACCAACTTCGCGGATTCTCGCCAGCGCCCCACCACCCTCACCCACGTCCGCTGGCGCCAGGCTCAAAACCTAGACCGTGCCCGCCTCGGCACTAGCCCCCTGCAAGATCCCCGCGTCCGCGCCCTGCTCACCACCCTCAATGGCACTGACCAAGACCTGGCCAATGCTGACCTGCGCGGCGTTAACCTGGCCGGGGCTCAACTCCACCGCGCTAATCTAAAAGGCGCTAACATCAACGGGGCCACCCTGCACGGGGCCGAGCTACACGGGGCCAACCTCACCCAAGCCCAGTGCATCGCCACCAACTTCACCGCCGCCCACCTCACCGCCGCCTGTCTAGAAGCCTGGAACATCGACAGCACCACGATTCTGCAAGACCTGGATTGTCAATACGTTTACCTGCTAGAGCACCCCGATGCCAGAGGCAATCGGGAACGCCGTCCCCACCACCCCGACAAAGACTTTCAACCCGGCGACTTCGAGAAACTCTTCAAAGCGCTGAATGATCAGGTGCAAATTCTGATTCGCTATGGCATTCAGCCGGAAGCGTTTGCTGTCGCGTTCCATCAGCTGATGGAAACCTACGCAGACATTACCCCCGACTCCATCCGAGGCATTGAAAAACGGGGAGATGATGTGCTGCTCACGGTGCAAACCTCAGAAAATTTAGATAAAGGCGCTGTTGAGCAAACCTTTGAGGCAGAGTATCAAGCCCGCCTTGGCCTTCTGAGTGACCAAGCTGCTAAAAGCCTCAGCTTAGTCAATGTTGAACAGGGGGCGATCATTCGGCGTGTTGAGGCTCACTACGAAGTCCAGCTTCAGATGAAGGAAGAAGAGATTTCAATTCTTAAAGAGGCCATTGAACGGGTACGGACAGAGCGGGAAGCAGACCGGCAAACCCTGATTCAGCAATACGAAGCCGAACTGACTGCCTTAAAGACCGAGTATCAAGACTCGATGGATGCTTTAGCGCAAGATTACGACCATAAAGCCCAGCAGCTTGAGGAAAAGTACCAGGCTCAATTGGAACAGCAAAATGTTCATGCCACAAAGATGCACGAGCTATTGAAAATTTCCCTAGAGCAAAAAATTATTGTCAAAACTGAGGCCCATGCCATGAACCACAGCAACAATCCCAACATCACCACCAGTGACGGCAGCGTTTATGCCGGTCGCGATATCAGCCTCTCTGGCAGCACCCTCAACCTGGGCGAAATCAGCGGTCAGGTCAGCAACCAAATTAACCAGCTGTCCGAGGCTGCTCCCAGCAGCGACCAGCCCAGCCTGAAAAACATCCTGACTCAACTGCAAGCGGCAATTGAGCAAGACGCTGAACTCAGCGCTGACGAAAAAGCCGAAGCCCTGGGCGAGATCGGCAAACTCGCTAAAGCAGGCAGCGACCCCCAAGCAGCCAAAATGAAGGGCCTGGCAAAACGAGCCACCGCCACCCTCAAATCCATCGCTGAAACCCTGACCGATGCGTCGAAGCTAGCCACCGCCTGTAAAACCCTGCTGCCAACGCTGGTGGCACTGTTCTAA
- a CDS encoding zinc-binding dehydrogenase, whose translation MRRIITDPSHTGSLTFGEAKKPDPFPHQSLIQITQYSLNRGEIAMAQTAAKGRPIGWDYVGTIAQTAADGSGLPVGTRVVGWRPEMDAFAEYVIGNPRYFAPIPDKVTDAQAATLPVAGLTALAAIDKGTRLVGSSVLVNGITGGVGFFALQLAKLSGARVVAQVRKPEQVSFAQSMGADAVVVTTDGTGLETEGPYRLVLDGVSGSLFPKLLENTAKGGTLVSYGASGGYDIQFSPHPGLFGNGGQRTVYGLTLYTEVELQPSSEGLARLLRLVAKEKLQVPTIVEADWSETPRYAQDLLDRKFAGKAVMTVS comes from the coding sequence ATGAGACGTATCATCACAGACCCTAGCCACACTGGATCACTCACGTTTGGCGAAGCCAAGAAGCCTGATCCTTTCCCTCATCAAAGCCTTATTCAGATAACCCAGTACTCGCTTAACCGGGGAGAAATTGCCATGGCTCAGACTGCGGCAAAAGGACGCCCCATCGGTTGGGATTATGTCGGCACGATCGCCCAAACGGCAGCCGATGGCAGTGGGTTGCCCGTAGGCACCCGCGTGGTTGGCTGGAGACCGGAAATGGATGCCTTTGCTGAATATGTGATTGGCAACCCTCGTTATTTTGCACCCATTCCCGACAAGGTTACAGATGCCCAAGCGGCGACGTTGCCTGTTGCGGGGCTGACGGCATTAGCGGCGATCGACAAAGGCACACGCCTGGTCGGGAGTTCAGTGCTTGTCAACGGTATCACTGGAGGGGTGGGGTTCTTCGCGTTGCAGTTAGCGAAACTCAGCGGTGCGCGGGTGGTGGCTCAGGTGCGCAAACCAGAGCAGGTTAGTTTTGCCCAGAGCATGGGTGCTGATGCTGTGGTGGTGACCACGGATGGCACTGGCTTAGAGACAGAAGGGCCTTACCGCTTAGTTTTGGATGGGGTCAGTGGTTCCCTATTTCCTAAGCTGCTGGAAAACACGGCAAAAGGTGGAACGCTGGTTAGCTATGGTGCCTCGGGTGGCTATGACATTCAGTTTTCACCCCACCCAGGGCTCTTTGGTAACGGCGGGCAGCGAACTGTGTATGGACTGACACTCTACACCGAGGTAGAATTGCAGCCTTCCTCGGAGGGGTTGGCCAGATTGCTGCGGCTTGTTGCAAAGGAGAAACTACAAGTCCCTACAATCGTTGAGGCAGATTGGTCAGAAACGCCCCGCTATGCCCAAGACCTTTTGGATCGCAAATTTGCAGGGAAGGCTGTTATGACGGTTTCATAA
- a CDS encoding SDR family oxidoreductase, with protein MNALQGQKIVVIGGSSGIGFAIAKAAAEADALVTISGRSAQKLEDALADIEQDILAYPMDLTQESSIMDFFRREGTVDHLVIAGSSVTSGAFYELPIADAMRSMDSKFWGPYRAIKTAQMQPTGSITLFSGVLSRKPAPGMVAVAAINAAVEGLGRALAVELAPIRVNVISPGLVKTPAYSGIPEAQREAMYQNTAAQLPTGRVGEPEDVAAMALQLMMNPYLTGTVIDIDGGSLLV; from the coding sequence ATGAACGCTTTACAAGGTCAAAAGATTGTTGTGATTGGTGGCAGTTCAGGGATAGGATTTGCGATCGCCAAAGCCGCCGCTGAAGCCGATGCCCTGGTCACAATCTCAGGTCGTTCTGCCCAAAAGCTTGAGGATGCCTTGGCCGACATCGAGCAAGACATCTTAGCCTACCCGATGGATCTTACCCAGGAGAGCTCCATTATGGATTTCTTCAGGCGGGAGGGTACCGTTGATCACTTAGTGATTGCGGGTAGTTCGGTTACGTCGGGGGCTTTTTATGAATTGCCCATCGCCGATGCTATGCGATCGATGGATAGCAAATTTTGGGGGCCTTATCGAGCCATAAAAACAGCACAGATGCAGCCAACCGGCTCGATCACGCTGTTCTCGGGCGTGCTGAGCCGCAAACCGGCTCCCGGTATGGTGGCTGTAGCTGCCATCAATGCGGCTGTAGAAGGCTTGGGGCGGGCATTGGCGGTTGAGTTAGCACCGATACGGGTGAATGTGATTTCTCCTGGATTGGTCAAAACCCCTGCCTACAGTGGGATACCAGAAGCCCAACGGGAAGCAATGTATCAAAATACTGCTGCGCAACTCCCTACTGGGCGGGTGGGAGAGCCTGAAGATGTGGCAGCCATGGCGCTGCAGCTGATGATGAATCCTTACCTGACGGGGACTGTGATTGATATCGACGGTGGCAGCTTACTCGTGTAG
- a CDS encoding LysR family transcriptional regulator, which produces MTIDYTTLRSLDLNLLLALDVLIEEASVTKAAEKLNMSQSSMSYSLKRLRSLLDDPILIRTSRDMEVTPYAREISVTIRRALTDIQNTLLAKDPFNPNTAREDFRIATSDYVEATLGGDLLQRLVNQAPGIRIRVSSMDRGTVLDALDNGHIDLFIGVDLPRKNWHVKQDLYEEGFVCVVNREFALNEISLDAYLERSHLLVSLRDDFQGAVDQVLAQQQLARNVIWSTAHFMAVPFLIENSDCAALLPKRLAQKCARSMGLTLLPPPIDVTGFTVSMFWHQRNTNLPQHQWLRHQLIETAQTL; this is translated from the coding sequence GTGACGATTGACTACACAACCCTTCGTAGCCTCGACCTTAACTTGCTGCTCGCTCTCGACGTGCTGATTGAGGAAGCTAGTGTGACCAAGGCCGCTGAGAAACTGAATATGAGCCAATCTTCTATGAGCTACTCACTGAAACGGCTGCGATCGCTGTTAGACGACCCCATCTTGATCCGCACATCCCGAGATATGGAGGTAACGCCCTATGCCCGTGAAATTAGCGTCACGATTCGTCGGGCACTCACAGACATTCAGAACACGCTATTGGCAAAGGATCCTTTCAATCCCAATACGGCCCGTGAAGACTTTCGGATCGCCACCAGTGATTATGTTGAAGCAACGCTGGGGGGTGATCTGCTGCAGAGGTTAGTCAATCAAGCCCCTGGCATCCGCATTCGGGTCAGCAGCATGGATCGCGGCACGGTTTTAGATGCCTTAGACAACGGTCACATTGACCTATTTATTGGGGTCGATTTGCCTCGCAAAAACTGGCATGTCAAGCAAGACTTATATGAAGAGGGGTTTGTTTGTGTCGTCAATCGTGAATTTGCCCTCAATGAGATATCTCTTGACGCGTATCTTGAGCGATCTCATCTTCTGGTATCGCTGCGAGATGACTTTCAGGGAGCCGTTGATCAAGTTTTAGCTCAACAACAATTGGCTAGAAATGTGATTTGGTCAACGGCCCATTTCATGGCAGTCCCCTTTTTGATTGAAAATTCTGACTGTGCTGCGTTACTGCCCAAACGCCTAGCCCAGAAGTGCGCTCGATCAATGGGGCTAACACTGTTGCCTCCACCAATTGACGTCACTGGGTTTACCGTTTCAATGTTTTGGCATCAACGAAATACGAATTTACCCCAACATCAATGGTTGCGCCATCAGCTCATAGAAACCGCACAGACACTTTAG